Below is a window of Cydia splendana chromosome 3, ilCydSple1.2, whole genome shotgun sequence DNA.
TGGAAGATGTGTATTTTTATTGGTTGTCGAGTTTTCTGTATAATCCGTGTGAGAGAGGGGCGGTGATTGCTATAAAACAATGTTTGTGCTGTCTTGTTTTGGTGTGTTGGCTGGGTTCCTGGGGACTAAATAGTTCAGCATGCCTGGTTTGACAATTCCCTCGGATAGGCTAGATGTCCTCTTAAGCGGCTCTTGAGTCTTGTTTTTCTTGCTAGCCTGTACTTTGGGTTCTTCTTGGGATGATACGTTACTTTCAGGTGACAGTGAGAGCATCCTTTTATTGTTGTTTGTAGAGTTCGGGTTCTTGCTGCGTATAACGAGTTTGTCGTATTTAATTGTGGCTGAGTTTCCCTTCTCTTTCTCGATGCGCAATTGCTCTTGTAACTGTTTTCTTTTTTCTAGGACGTTCTGTGGGTAGTCCTCTTTTATATAATACGCGGTGTCGTTCAAAACCCTCCTTTGTTTGTACAAGTTTATTTTGAGACCTAAGGTCGAAAAAGTGGCGATTATTGGCCGAGctttttctcctttttttccaaTTCTCCTGGCCTCCTGAATATCCCTACACTCAAGCTGTATTGAGAAATATTCCTTAATGAACCAGCGCTGGACCCTCATATGTACCAAATGGACCGGTCCTTATGGAAAACGAAGCGTGGGACGACCTCAGCAGCGCTGGGAGGACGAAATAAAAACGGTAGCAGGAAACAA
It encodes the following:
- the LOC134806736 gene encoding uncharacterized protein LOC134806736, which encodes MRVQRWFIKEYFSIQLECRDIQEARRIGKKGEKARPIIATFSTLGLKINLYKQRRVLNDTAYYIKEDYPQNVLEKRKQLQEQLRIEKEKGNSATIKYDKLVIRSKNPNSTNNNKRMLSLSPESNVSSQEEPKVQASKKNKTQEPLKRTSSLSEGIVKPGMLNYLVPRNPANTPKQDSTNIVL